The genomic interval AGATGCAACCACCCGCTCAATGGTATCCAATAAAGAAGGTATATTGAATGAGTTTGCAATGGAGATTCCGACCGTGCGCAACAGCGCGGCCTGCTGCTCTTCAACAAGCCTTTTGTGCGCCTGAACACGAACAGTAGCTGCAGAAAAGAGACTGTACCCATCATGAAGCAACTTATCAGCAAGGTCCTGCGCCGGAAAAGGTATACCTGCAGCATAGTGGCTGATAAGGGTCAAAATCTTCTGCCATTGAAGAATATCCTCCCCGGAGAGAACAATACCTTTTATCATCCAGTTTAACCAGGGCAGAAATACACTTTTCTGCCTGCCTTCAAGTTCATCAAAAAAAAGTTCCCCGAGCCTGATAACCTCCTCTTCAGTGACACTTCCGCTTATCTCTTCTTTTGATTCCCTTACAGCTTTGCAAAATGCCTCACACCGCTCTTTATAACTCTCCCACCCATCTTTTTTTGTGGCATCCCCGGACACATTTTCCACAGATGTGCTCAGTGCATGCTGAGGATTAATAAAACACCCGCAGGACTGTCTGATTACCGGCACCGCGTTAAGAACAGTTCTCATTGGAACCTCTCTGCCCTTCATCATGGCAATAAGGATGCTCACTGCAGTACTTCCAATCTCGTAAAAAGGCTGCCGGACGGTTGTGAGTGGCGGGGTAGTCAGTTCGCTCTCCTCAATACCATCAAAACCTGACACCGCAACATCCTCTGGTATACTGAGCCCCTGTTCTCTGAGTGCTTTTATGGCACCTATCGCAGTTTCATCATCAGCGGCAATTATCGCATCAAAGGAAAGGCCAATATCAAGAAACTCCTTTGTGGCGAGATACCCTCCTTCCCTGGAGTAGTTGCCATATTTTATTCTCTCATCCCCATATTCCAACCCATACTTTTTCATAAATTTCCTGAAACCGGCCAGCCTCTGATCAGCATCGATGTTTCCCTCTGTGCCTCCGATGAAAACATATTTTCTGAATCCGTGTACATCATGGAAATGGGATAGAATACTGCGAACACCAGATTCGTTATCCAGAATAACAGAAGGTATGTCATCGATTGCGGGAGTAAGGGTAACGATGGGAATGTCTCTGAATTGGTGCAGAAATTCCAAGAAAACTTCATCAGAGATGTAATCCCGGATAGTCCCGGACATGATCAGCCCATCGATTTTTGAGATATCCACATGCTGGTATATCAAATTTACCTGATGTTCATAGGGATTTTCCGGCGATACAGAAAGACTCCCCCCTTCGTAGCACACCAGATTATATCCATTTTGTCTGACTGAATCAGAGATACCTGGCCAGATGCGTGAATAGTATGACTCCGCCAACCCTTCAAGGAACAGGCAGATAGTCTTTTGTGAATCTCGGTTCATTTTTTCTCCGGGAACAAGTCTGTTTTGCTGACAGGAAGTAAAACGTTTAAAACCTCAGGGTTATTGTGGTTAAGAATAAGGGTGTTCCGACAGCAGTATACCATTACATATTAGATAATAAACGATATTTATTGTAAGAAGGTTACCGTTTTTTTTAATTATTATAAACAGGTGTAAAATATAGATTTAGAACAGGGAGATCAGAAAAATAGTTATGTCTGATATGGAAAAAAAATGTCCAAAGTGGTTTGAGGCGAATATATATATTATACTTTTATAAGCGATTAAACGCTTTTATACTGAATAAGCATTTTAGTAAGAATATTTGAGATGTACTATCTTATCAAAA from Chitinispirillum alkaliphilum carries:
- a CDS encoding Serine phosphatase RsbU, regulator of sigma subunit yields the protein MNRDSQKTICLFLEGLAESYYSRIWPGISDSVRQNGYNLVCYEGGSLSVSPENPYEHQVNLIYQHVDISKIDGLIMSGTIRDYISDEVFLEFLHQFRDIPIVTLTPAIDDIPSVILDNESGVRSILSHFHDVHGFRKYVFIGGTEGNIDADQRLAGFRKFMKKYGLEYGDERIKYGNYSREGGYLATKEFLDIGLSFDAIIAADDETAIGAIKALREQGLSIPEDVAVSGFDGIEESELTTPPLTTVRQPFYEIGSTAVSILIAMMKGREVPMRTVLNAVPVIRQSCGCFINPQHALSTSVENVSGDATKKDGWESYKERCEAFCKAVRESKEEISGSVTEEEVIRLGELFFDELEGRQKSVFLPWLNWMIKGIVLSGEDILQWQKILTLISHYAAGIPFPAQDLADKLLHDGYSLFSAATVRVQAHKRLVEEQQAALLRTVGISIANSFNIPSLLDTIERVVASLGIEDIFLSLYQPDSGDYKTSRLILNLKNGKRDRLPGDAVFESKDLIPGGVETLQLNWQLIVLPLYFKEEQLGFILFKPGKCKTYVYNLLSQHLSGAIQGALLMQKVQDQAIALEKTNKQLNILREQERKYLEAIKRELELGRKIQSSFLPETLPVHQGWESNALFLPAREVSGDFYDAFTLEDGRVAYIIADVSGKDVGAALFMSLIRTLVRAFTEQSLEKSVDPLYAVQFANRYIISHHRSRKSRLMYATMFFALVDPCTGELTYINAGHNPAALLSNDGRVRKWLEPTGPAVGIGEGLEFIQERFTLKPGETVLLYTDGVTEARNTDGEFFTREKLSDLLCRRFDSSQQIIELVRDALEEHGSNAVPYDDITMLAIRRKDRPAE